The Oreochromis niloticus isolate F11D_XX linkage group LG2, O_niloticus_UMD_NMBU, whole genome shotgun sequence genome includes a region encoding these proteins:
- the LOC109204815 gene encoding syncytin-2 has product MKTILVLMASVTILLGLLLLIPQEERQHHLETRLTHDAIHPDDMTQDHNHPWMNNAWYRYVYNSTRDKNCYICSHMPLTAKHLTLYGTPAPLNEGLCIYGKAARGHCNNQTMRKLEKWICLGDPNVQNINVTATVGQEDPTYLMDLCTNITNTSEPNRYTYACEDKHWVNMSLSTPNITVLAVVTTYTFPLCVMFVNITKGATHYSLSGTCQYTLTVPTRTKKLYWVEGTGWWCQGYANQPQTYLAVPENYEGQCVPLMLSDHTFVITAGAARARTRRRRTIQPHDPIWGSDVPKEFKLWTTGQKVAHALFPGVGVGKHALRIETLNYRFGLFLNASCRVNNAQNEEIDALRLSTMQHRVALDMILAEKGGLCVLFNTTCCTYVPNNVHSTDMSDALNTLRELRRVQQQDYTHNTEDWLTWLFSGSWKSLLTKGLTFVGMLLMLLCLFSTCVLPCIRSMISKMFTVRVQAYIALSQVEQAQEKVQVEEDDF; this is encoded by the coding sequence ATGAAGACCATACTCGTTCTAATGGCCAGTGTCACAATTCTGTTGGGACTGCTGTTACTGATTCCACAAGAAGAACGACAGCACCACCTGGAGACAAGACTGACACATGACGCAATACATCCAGACGACATGACGCAAGATCACAAccacccatggatgaacaatGCCTGGTACCGTTATGTGTACAACTCCACAAGAGACAAAAACTGTTACATCTGTTCACACATGCCTCTCACTGCAAAACACTTGACCCTGTACGGCACACCCGCACCACTAAATGAAGGACTGTGCATATATGGGAAAGCTGCCCGCGGACATTGTAATAACCAAACAATGAGAAAATTGGAGAAGTGGATATGTCTGGGAGACCCTAACGTCCAGAACATCAACGTGACCGCAACAGTAGGACAAGAAGACCCGACCTATCTGATGGACCTATGCACTAATATCACCAACACGTCAGAGCCTAACAGGTACACGTACGCCTGTGAGGACAAACACTGGGTGAATATGTCACTCAGCACCCCAAACATCACTGTGCTGGCTGTGGTGACCACGTACACTTTTCCCTTATGTGTCATGTTTGTCAACATCACCAAAGGAGCAACTCACTACAGCCTATCTGGCACATGCCAATACACCCTGACAGTACCAACTCGTACAAAGAAGCTCTACTGGGTCGAGGGGACCGGCTGGTGGTGTCAAGGATATGCCAACCAACCCCAAACATACCTAGCCGTGCCTGAAAACTACGAAGGACAATGTGTGCCCCTGATGCTAAGTGATCACACCTTCGTGATAACAGCAGGAGCAGCCCGTGCGCGGACACGCCGGAGACGAACAATACAACCACACGACCCAATTTGGGGCTCTGACGTCCCAAAGGAATTCAAGCTTTGGACCACAGGACAAAAGGTCGCCCATGCCCTTTTCCCAGGGGTAGGAGTCGGAAAGCACGCCCTTAGAATTGAAACTCTGAACTACCgttttggactgttcctgaatgcaTCCTGTAGAGTGAATAACGCACAGAATGAAGAAATCGACGCCTTGCGCCTTAGTACAATGCAACACCGTGTGGCGTTAGACATGATTTTGGCCGAGAAAGGCGGCCTTTGTGTGTTGTTCAATACAACCTGCTGCACCTACGTCCCTAATAATGTGCATTCCACCGACATGTCTGATGCACTGAACACGCTACGTGAGCTCAGACGAGTACAGCAGCAAGATTACACACACAACACCGAGGACTGGCTCACGTGGCTGTTTAGCGGGTCATGGAAGTCATTGCTCACTAAAGGACTAACATTCGTTGGAATGCTCCTTATGTTACTTTGCTTATTTTCCACATGTGTACTGCCTTGTATTCGGAGTATGATAAGCAAAATGTTTACTGTACGAGTGCAAGCTTACATTGCATTATCTCAAGTTGAACAAGCTCAAGAAAAGGTACAAGTTGAAGAAGATGATTTCTAA